The Populus alba chromosome 6, ASM523922v2, whole genome shotgun sequence genome contains a region encoding:
- the LOC140954142 gene encoding uncharacterized protein: MMAAAAVRRGGSEAFFIGSHFQRCQMKMIGMILLSPTTSSMLSINHSNSISSSSSSCSSRYQHKNDASSSFRNIDDALASFNHMLHRKPLPCIIQFAKLLSAIVKMGQYYDVVISLSKQMELVGLSPNTYTLSIFMNCFCQLQRVDLGFSVLAKVIKLGLQPTIVTFTTLINGLCKVGEFAQAVELFDDMVARGCQPDVYTYNTIINGLCKTGETAEAAGLLKKMEEAGCQPNMVTYSTLIDSLCRDRLVNEALDIFSYMKAKGIYPDIFTYTSLIQGLCKFSRWKEASALLNEMTSLNIMPDIVTFNVLVDTFCKEGKVSEALGVLKTMTEMGVEPNVVTYSSLMYGYSLWTDVVEARKLFHVMITKGCKPNIFSYNILINGYCKARRIDEAMQLFNEMILQGLTPNNVSYNTLIHGFCQLGKLREAQDLFRNMCTNGNLPDLFTYSILLDGFCKQGYLGKAFRLFRAMQSTYLKPNLVMYTILVHAMCKYGNHKDARKLFSELFVQGLQPHVQLYTTIINGLCKEGLFDEALEAFRNMEADGCPPDEISYNVIIRGLLQHKDESRALLLVGEMRDRGFVADVRPCLSEVCQAWNSRSIS; this comes from the exons ATGATGGCGGCGGCGGCAGTGAGACGAGGAGGTTCAGAAGCCTTTTTCATTGGGTCCCATTTTCAGCGATGCCAAATGAAAATGATTGGTATGATTCTTCTATCTCCAACCACTTCATCAATGTTGTCTATCAACCACTCCaactccatttcttcttctagcAGTAGCTGTAGCAGTAGATATCAACACAAAAATgacgcttcttcttcttttagaaACATTGATGATGCCCTTGCTTCTTTCAATCACATGCTTCATAGGAAACCCCTGCCTTGTATTATCCAATTCGCCAAATTATTGTCTGCAATTGTCAAAATGGGACAGTATTACGATGTTGTGATTTCTCTTTCCAAACAAATGGAATTAGTTGGGCTCTCTCCTAATACTTATACGCTTAGTATCTTTATGAATTGCTTCTGCCAGTTGCAACGTGTTGATCTTGGGTTCTCTGTCTTGGCCAAAGTCATTAAACTTGGTCTTCAACCCACTATTGTCACATTTACCACCTTAATCAATGGGCTCTGTAAAGTGGGTGAATTTGCCCAAGCCGTGGAATTATTTGATGACATGGTGGCAAGAGGGTGTCAACCTGATGTCTACACTTATAATACGATTATCAATGGCTTATGTAAGACTGGGGAAACTGCTGAGGCTGCTGGATTGCTTAAGAAAATGGAAGAGGCAGGCTGCCAGCCGAACATGGTGACATACAGTACACTCATTGACAGTCTTTGCAGAGATAGGCTGGTGAATGAGGCTTTAGATATCTTCTCTTATATGAAGGCTAAAGGCATTTACCCAGATATTTTCACTTACACCTCTTTGATCCAGGGCTTATGTAAATTCAGCCGATGGAAGGAGGCTTCGGCATTGCTAAATGAAATGACGAGTTTGAATATCATGCCAGATATTGTCACCTTCAACGTGCTAGTTGATACTTTTTGTAAAGAAGGCAAGGTTTCAGAGGCTCTAGgtgttttaaaaacaatgacTGAAATGGGTGTGGAGCCTAACGTTGTTACTTACAGTTCGTTGATGTATGGATATTCCTTGTGGACGGATGTTGTTGAAGCTAGAAAGCTGTTTCATGTCATGATAACCAAGGGTTGTAaacctaatatttttagttataacATCTTAATTAATGGATATTGTAAGGCCAGAAGGATAGACGAGGCCATGCAgctttttaatgaaatgattcTTCAAGGCTTAACTCCGAACAATGTTAGTTACAACACTCTTATTCATGGCTTTTGCCAATTAGGCAAGCTTAGGGAAGCACAAGATCTTTTCAGGAATATGTGCACTAATGGCAACCTCCCGGATTTATTTACTTACTCAATATTGCTTGATGGCTTTTGCAAACAAGGGTATCTTGGTAAGGCATTCAGACTGTTTCGAGCAATGCAAAGTACTTACTTGAAGCCTAATCTGGTGATGTATACCATCCTGGTTCATGCCATGTGCAAATATGGGAATCATAAAGATGCAAGGAAATTGTTTTCAGAACTCTTTGTCCAAGGGCTGCAGCCTCATGTTCAGCTATACACTACAATAATAAATGGACTTTGTAAAGAAGGATTGTTCGATGAAGCATTGGAAGCTTTCCGAAATATGGAAGCGGATGGCTGCCCTCCAGATGAAATTTCTTATAATGTTATTATTCGAGGACTTCTCCAGCATAAGGATGAATCAAGGGCGTTGCTACTTGTTGGAGAAATGAGAGACAGAGGTTTCGTTGCAGACGTGAGACCATGCTTAAGTGAAGTTTGCCAAG ctTGGAACTCAAGGTCCATTtcttga